The Fictibacillus phosphorivorans genomic sequence ACCAAACGTCTAAACAGATTCATGAAGAATATAAAAAGCTAGAAAAATAGTCCGGCAACTAACGGACTATTTTTTTTAGGTATGATATCTGTCACAGTATCTCCATACTACTTGTTATAAAATGGGGTTATAATGAAGGTAGAAAGACTTTAGGAGGGATTTTCCATGCTAAAAAAATCTTTATGGCTTGCAGCGATCGCAGTTCTTGCTATTGGAATATTGGCAGCTTGCGGTGGAAGTAAAGACAAAGAAAAAAGCACAAAGAATGCGGAAGAAACAATCACAATTGAAGCTAGTAATTTTAAATTTGATAAAAAAGAGTATGAAATTCCAGCAAATAAAGACGTAGCTCTTAAACTTGAAAATGTTGATGGAAATCACGCGGTCATGATTGAGGGAGAAGACGTGAACGTAACAGGTGGTTCTTCTGATGTTGTAAATTTAAAGCCTGGTGAATATACTCTTCGATGCAGTGTTCCTTGTGGAAACGGTCATGCGGATATGGTATCAAAACTTGTCGTAAAATAAATAATGGGCCTCTAGCTAAAAAGCTAGAGGCTTTAATTATACCTTTTCAATCTGCACAAGCTCCTTATTGTAAGGAAATTGATTTCCTGTAGAAGCCCACAGATTCCCTAATAATTTTGGCATCATCTGGTCTGAGGGAATCGAACCATCGTGATGTAAAAAGTGTTCAAAATATAATAGATACAGCCATGATGAAGTAGGAATAAGGATATTCTGAGCAAATTCATCACTTTCCGTAATCGTTGCAAAAGAATGAGATTCCCAACCTGAGATAAATCGGGTGCGTTTACCGTTCAGCTTAGATTCTATGTAATGAAGAGAATGTGCAACTTGCGGATCGTCAGCACCATCAGCATGTGCTAGCCTGGATTGAAATTCTAATGATACGGACTCAATGTCATCTACTTCAGCGATAACATGGCATAGTGCTTTATCATAATGAGCATGTAGAGGTGTCCAATGATTTCGCTGTAATAACTTTACAAAAGGTAGTTGTTCATTAGGAATATCCGTGTAAGGCGGTGGAAAGAGCTGTCTGCCATATTTGATCTCGTGTAGGGTTTTCCTCTTAAAAGAAGCACACACGTACCACGTATCTTTTTCGTCCTTGAATAAGCGTTCACCTGTTTTTAAAGAATATACAGTGTATAACCCTTTTTTTGAGATTTCATAAGAAGGCAATTCCTCCTCGGTCAATTGACTCAATATATCATCAGCAGGCTGTTCGATGGCTGCCATCACAAAAATCGTAATCCGCATGGTTATACCTTTCCTTTAATTTTTTATTTTCTTAAAGGTATCTTTTAAATCTGTGAATCCTTCTTTAACAGCCACAAAGCTATTCTTCTTTTGATAAATGTCATATCTTAAATAGTCTTTCTTTTCTTGAAGAAGCTGTTGCTGTGTTTTCACATCATTCATTCGAGCGGTAATGCTGTCACCTGTACTTTTCATTTGTTGAACGGTACCCATTGATTCTTTCATCGCTTTAATTCCTGGGATCAAGATAAATAGCGCTGCAGCTGCGCATACAGCTAAGAAAATCCATAACCACATCATTACAATCGCCTCCAATCAATCTATCTATACTAAATTACCCGAAATTGATCAAGAAAAAACAAAAAATCGAGGGAAGAGAGCCTCGATTTTATCGCTTTGGACATGTAGAACAACAAGTCCCGTTATCTGTTTTGTAATATAGACAGCAAGTCTTACGGGTCTTAGTCGGCCCGCAGCCGATGGGGACTGTAAACCGATGGAACGGGTTTTTTGTTAACCCAAAATGAAAAGCTGGTGCTTCCATAAAGAACGCATAATCTTCTTGAATTCTTTGTTTAACTTCTGCTGGATGATCTTCCGTTAACCACGTTTCATATACCCAGCGTATGTAGATCCAGGCATTCTCCCAAAGAGTTGCTTTTGAGATGCGTGCCGTGCTTGCAATATGATTCAACATGACAGACATATTTTCTTTAAAAAGTGATTCAATGACAGAAGAGCGCCAATCTGCTCTATTTTCGTCAGCGATGCGAGCAGATGCATCTTTCAGTGTGAATGATGGAAGCCACATGCTGTCTGAGTTGTGATCGATAAGATAGACATTTTTTATATTCATATCGAATGACTTATCAAGAATGGTCATTCCATATAAACAGGAAGTTAAACTGCAATATGCATAGCGTTTAAAGAATAAAGACGCTGTCACAGGGCGTTTGTTAGAACCAATACGCGGTCCTGTTTGATCTAGAAACTGAAGCAGATGTTCAGCATTCAACAGCTGTTCGGCAGAAACGACAACTTCATTCTCATATGGTGCTTGAAAAGAGAAGCGATAGTTCGAACTGATATGATTTTTTTCTTCTGCTGTCCAACCGTTTGACTTAGGCGTACTGAGGAGTATTGACATGTCGAACGACTCGCCCCTTTCCATATGGAATACACATCGGTGTGCCGAAAACTGGATCAGGAATCACCGTACTCGACATCTGGAATACATCTTCCACTAATTGTTCGTTCATAATTTCTTCAGGTGCACCCTGTGCGTAAACGGTTTTATCCTGAATCGCTACAATGTGATGAGCATAACGGCAAGCAAGATTTAAATCATGAAGCACCATCACGATTGTTCGCTTTTCTTTTTCATTTAACTCAAACAGCAGGTCGAGAATCTCTATTTGATGTGTCATGTCTAAGTAAGTAGTAGGTTCATCCAATAGTATCGTCTCTGTTCCTTGAGCGAGTGTCATAGCGATCCATGCTCTTTGACGCTGACCGCCTGACAGTGAATCTACCGGTTTTTCCATAAAAGGAATCAGATTTGTCGCACGAAGCGCGTTCATTACGGCTTTTTCGTCTTCTTGTGACCACTGTTGCAGCCATGATTGATAAGGAAAGCGACCTTGCTTAACAAGTTGTAGAACAGTTAACCCTTCAGGAGCAATTGGTCCTTGCGGCAGGATCGCCAGTTCTTTTGCTACTTGCTTTGTAGACCGTTTCGCTACATCTTTACCATTTAGCAAAACATGCCCAGCTTTTGGAGTTAATAGTCTTGCCATAGAGCGTAACAGAGTGGATTTTCCACAACCATTGCTTCCGATCAAGACGGTGATTTTACCTTTTGGGATCTGCAGGTCCAACTCGTCGATAATCGGTTCTTTTCCATAAGCTAAAGTTAGGTTAGAGGTTGTTAGTACAGCCATCTGTCATCCACTCCTGTTATTGGTTTTTAAATAATAGATAGATAAAGTAGGGAGCACCGATCGCCGCTGTGAAAACACCGGCAGGCACTTCTAAAGGTGAGAACAAGGTACGTCCGGCAAGGTCTGCCAAAACGACCATAATACCACCGATCAATGCCGAAGCTGGGAGCAAGCCGCCGAACGACGAGCCTGAAATTCTTCTAGCGATATGTGGTCCGATAAGTCCAACAAATCCCATCGCTCCTGCAAACGCGACTGCTGAACCTGCTAAAGCGGTGCAGACCATTAAGAGTAAGAATCGTTCACGGTGAACGGAGATTCCAGCTCCTTTTGTAAGATCATCCCCAAATCCTTGTATGTTCAATCGGCGTACGAGAAGGACTAAGATAGGTAACATTCCTATAAACCAAGGCAGCAATGCTTTTACTTCCTTCCAGGATGTACCGTACACCGTTCCGGTAAGCCATATGGTGGCTTGACTTGCTCTATAGATCGGGCCGATGAGCATCATGAGCGTTGTTAGAGCCTGTAATAAAGCCATGAGTCCGATTCCGATCAAAATGAGACGTATTGGTGTTACGCCGTCTTTCCAAGCTAGTGCATAAATCAGGAATGCAACAAGAGTCGCACCACCAAAAGCGAACAATGGTAAATAATTGATGCTTAATAATAAGTTGTTAGAATCGTCACTGAACATCGTTAGAAAAGCGACAGCTGCAAAACCGGCACCACCCGTTATTCCAATCATATCTGGAGAGGATAGTGGGTTGCGGATAATACCTTGCAAGATGGCACCAGAAAGGGCGAGCGAGGCTCCTGCAATAAAAGCGACCAATACTCTTGGAAGTCTAAATTCGGTAATGATGAGCTGATTAATATCAAGCCCTGTTCCCATTAATGCTTGTAATACATCCCACGGTGCGATATACATATCACCGACACCGATACTGATTAGCATGGCAACTACTGCTGCTAATGTTAGGGCAATGATGCTAACGGTGGTTTTTTTATCAATTAAAAAAGAAAATGATTTACGCTGTAAGACCCAGTACTTTCTCATTTTTGAAATATTCCTTTTCGAACAATATATATGAAGAAAGGCGTACCAATCAGAGCTGTTACAACTCCAACAGGTGCTTCTTCAGGCATGATGATATACCGTGCACCTATATCTGCCATGACGAGCATAATCCCACCGATGATGGCAGAGTATGGGACGATCCAGCGGTGATCATTTCCCACTAGATATCTAGCAAAGTGAGGAACAACGATCCCTATGAAACTAATGGGGCCAGCTATCGCGACTGATCCTCCAGCTAGTATGATAACCATGAGAGCTGCCGCTAGTTTAAATACTACTGTTTTTTGACCTAAACTGATGGCAACATCTTCACCAAGCGCAAAGGCGTTTAACTGCCTTGATAGTAAGAGTGATATGAACCAAGCGATCACGAGTGCTGGTAAGACAGTGGCAAGCATAGAAAGTTTTCTTCCTTCAACAGAACCGGCGAGCCAGAATAAAACCTCATCTAGTGCTTTTTCATTGGTGACGAGCATCCCTTGTGTGAGTGAAGCAAATAGAGCGGCCATAACTGCTCCTGCGAGTGTTAACTTAACAGGTGTAAGTCCACCTTGTCCGGCAGAGCCTAATGCATAAGCCAATCCTGCAGCAACTGCAGCTCCTAAAAAACCGATCCACATAAATTGCTGTATAGATGAGATGCCAAGAAAAGTGACACCAAAAACAATAAAGAATCCAGCTCCGGCATTCACACCGAAGATATCTGGAGATGCAATTGGATTTCGAGTTAGCGCTTGCATGAGGACCCCGGCGATCCCTAAGGAAATTCCGACTGCCATACCTACGAGTGAACGAGGTACTCGAGAAAGTTGAATGATCAAATGTTCGTTTGAGCCGTTAAAAGCCGTATAGGCTTCAATGGCTTGTTTTAGTGAAGTGTTTGTATATCCTAGCACAACACTCAGCACCATAATAATAAGTGCAACCATTAGCCCTACGATAAGTCCAGCTGCTTTAATTTTATTTCCGTATAATATTCCGTTCATTAGAGCCTCTTTTATTAATGAAAGTTATTCTCATTTATCAGTTTAAAAGTAAAGTGAGTATCTGTCAATGACTTTGAAAATCATTATCATTTAGTTGTTGACAACGTATTCATATCAGTTTATGATACGAATTGTAATTGATTCTCATTATCATTTACAACATAAAAAGGGGAGAGAAAATCGAATGAAAAAAATTACATACAAATGGCTTGCATTCGCAGCAGTGTTAACGTTAATGCTTGCATTAGCAGCATGCGGCGGGAAAGATAAAGAAAAAGAAGAAAAATCAGAAGGAGCTTCTGCTTCCTATAAAGTAGAACATGCGATGGGTACAACAGAAGTTAAGGAAAACAAGCGAGTAGTTGTATTAACTAATGAAGGTACTGAAGCCGTACTTGCACTTGGCGTTAAACCGGTTGGTGCCGTTAAATCTTGGCTAGGTGATCCTTGGTATGATCACATTAAGGATGACATGAAAGGTGTAGAAGTCGTAGGTGACGAGAGTACTGTAAACGTAGAGAAAATTGCAGCTTTAAAGCCTGACTTAATCATCGGAAACAAACAACGTCAAGAGAAACAGTATGACGAACTAAACAAAATCGCACCAACTGTATTTGCAGAAGAACTTCGTGGTGATTGGAAGATCAACTTTGAACTATATGCAAAAGCATTAGATAAAGAAGAAAAAGGGAAAGAAGTTTTAGCTGCATTTGATAAGCGTATAGAAGATATAAAGAAAGAGGCAGCAGATCAATTAAAAACTGAAGTTTCAGTTGTTCGTTTCTTACCTGGAACATCTCGTATCTATCATAAAGATTCTTTCTCTGGTGTGATTCTCGATCAAATTGGATTTGCTCGCCCTGGTGATCAAAACAACGATGATTTTATGGAAGAAGTTACACAAGAGCGCATTCCAGATATGAACGGTGATATTCTATTCTACTTCACTTATGAAGAAGGTGACGGAAAAGCGACAGACACAGAAAAAGAGTGGACTGGTAATCCGCTTTGGAAGAACCTTGAAGTTGTAAAAGCAGATAAAGCTTACAAAGTAAGTGATGCAATCTGGAATACAGCTGGTGGAGTAATAGCTGCTAACCTGATGCTAGATGATCTTGAAAAGTATTTCTTAGAAAAGTAAGAGAGTTTAAAAAGGGAGCGAGAAATTCGCTTCCTTTTTGTTTTCATAGAACTGAATGAAGGCGTTCTTAATTTGTACACAATTTTGCAATAAATCTGCCATAAGTTTTCCAAGGGAATAGGAATAATAAACATAATGTATAAGTATAGAATAAATTTATTCCTGGAGGTTTTTGTAATGAACAAAAAACCATCGCTTGAAAAGGAACTACAGCAACGTGAAATCTTAATGAAAGACGAGCAAACCAATGCTTGGTTTTACGAAGATCACATTACAGCCATCGTTAACCGTGCCCGTAAAGAAGGTGCATTTGATGATTTAGAAGGCTTAGGCAAGCCACTTAAGCTCGATGAAGATCTAACTTATAATCCCGAGAAGCGTCTTCATAAAGTAATGAAAGATAATAACATTCTCCCAAGTTGGGTGAAACTTGGTCAAGAGATAGACGTACTAAAAGAGGAACTAAAAACGTATACCGTAGAATTCAACATTAAAAAGACCGTAGAGACCATTAACCAAAAAGTCTTTCAGTATAACTTAACTTGTCCACCTAGTGCACAACGGATGAAGATAAACCTGGAGGACGTTATAAATAAATAATTGGAGGGTGTATGGCAAAGAAAAGTGTTTTAAATGCAGAACATTACCAATGGGGAGATGCATGTGATGGCTGGCACCTTCTAAAGCAAGAGAACCTAAGTATCATACAAGAAAGAATGCCCCCTCAAACAGCTGAAGTGAGACATTATCACGTGTTTTCCCATCAATTTTTCTTTGTGTTAAAAGGAGAATTATTGATCGAAAAAGATGGTGAAGAAATTACACTTAGCGCGCATCAAGGAATCGATATACCAGCAGGAACAACCCATCAAGTTCGAAACGAATCGAGTATGCCTGTTGAGTTTCTATTAACTTCTCAACCACCTGCAGAGGGAGATAGAGTTGTTGTGAAAAAAGTAAAAAGTATTAGTACAGTGACCCTTTAAACTTAGAGGGTTATTTTTTTGTCATGTGAATGTGAACTTATGGGAAAGATAGAAAAAAAGGTCAGGAGTTCATGAGATGTTAATGTATAAAGAGATTACGAATCAAACCGAACGAATCGAACATTTTGAAATGCCAAAAGAGAAAGAAACCATTTGGATGTTTTATCAATCTCCTGAAGAAATGAAGCAAGACGATATTCTAGAACAACTAAATCTTCATCCGCTAGCTAAAGCGGCTTTCTTGCATTTTTCTGAACATCCACAACTCAATGTGTACGCAAATCATGCTGTTGTTTCAACGTTTTATTTAGGAACAAAAAATTATGAACCGATTAGACTTAACCTTTTAATCGGTCATAATTATTTGATCGTTATGAGTGAACATGAAATTTCCTTTCGGGAACAACTTGTTCAGGATTTCACGAACAACCCCGAACACATGAAACATGTTAGCTATATGTTGTACTATCTGATGAAAGATATTGTGAGTTCCTATCTTGAAGTTGTGGATCAACTTTCAGATGAGTTTTTAGAGCTTGAAAAAAGTGTGTTTATTGATCCGCAAAAACGTGAGATCGGACGTGACGTGTATCGTTGGAAGACTCGTTTACATAAGCTCAGACAATATGTTGAAGCGGAAGAGAGCATCATACAGAAAATGGGTCATGAGGACTTCGAATACGCCAATGAAGAGTCAGGGTTTTATTTTAAAGATTTGTTATCCTCTTTTTCTAGGGTTACCTCTGCTTTTGACAGTTTTAAAGAAAATTTAAAAGGGATTCTAGATCTTCAAATGTCTTTAAAATCTGATCACATGAATAGAATCATGAAAACGTTGACGCTCGTTAGTGCTGTTTTCATCCCACTTACATTTATCGCAGGTCTTTATGGCATGAATTTTGAATACATACCTGAACTAAAATGGCGATATGGCTATTTTTATGTTTTAACGCTTTGTTTCATTTTGCCTCTCGTGATCATGAGTTATTTTAAGAAGAAAAAATGGTGGTGACCTCTACATAAAAATGTATCAGCTGAGGAAAATAAAGAAAAAGGAGGACGTGAAGCATGGAAAAAAGACCCTATTATATCAATGTTGAGACCGGTGAGATTCTTCCGATTAAAACCGCTTCTACTTTTCAGTTTGAAATATCTGCTTCTGATGAAGACGTAAGGCATCTCGAACGCAAATTTAGTGAGTTAGACAGTACGGCAAATGATACTTTTGTAAGGTCTCACTTACCCTATGTACCCTATTCGAATGACTCAGACAATGACAGGTATGATCAAAAACTAAGAGAAGCCTACCAGATGATTCATGATCTCGGGCAAGAGGAAACAAGACAGTTTATTGAAAAAATGAGTTTTTGGAATCCTGAGAAACCACAAGATTTAGAAAAAAGACCAAAAGACTAGATGTCTTTTGGTCTTTACATTCTTAATAGATAAAATAGGCAATGTAGATGATAAGGCCTATGACGA encodes the following:
- a CDS encoding IucA/IucC family C-terminal-domain containing protein; translated protein: MSILLSTPKSNGWTAEEKNHISSNYRFSFQAPYENEVVVSAEQLLNAEHLLQFLDQTGPRIGSNKRPVTASLFFKRYAYCSLTSCLYGMTILDKSFDMNIKNVYLIDHNSDSMWLPSFTLKDASARIADENRADWRSSVIESLFKENMSVMLNHIASTARISKATLWENAWIYIRWVYETWLTEDHPAEVKQRIQEDYAFFMEAPAFHFGLTKNPFHRFTVPIGCGPTKTRKTCCLYYKTDNGTCCSTCPKR
- a CDS encoding cupin domain-containing protein, producing MAKKSVLNAEHYQWGDACDGWHLLKQENLSIIQERMPPQTAEVRHYHVFSHQFFFVLKGELLIEKDGEEITLSAHQGIDIPAGTTHQVRNESSMPVEFLLTSQPPAEGDRVVVKKVKSISTVTL
- a CDS encoding FecCD family ABC transporter permease — translated: MRKYWVLQRKSFSFLIDKKTTVSIIALTLAAVVAMLISIGVGDMYIAPWDVLQALMGTGLDINQLIITEFRLPRVLVAFIAGASLALSGAILQGIIRNPLSSPDMIGITGGAGFAAVAFLTMFSDDSNNLLLSINYLPLFAFGGATLVAFLIYALAWKDGVTPIRLILIGIGLMALLQALTTLMMLIGPIYRASQATIWLTGTVYGTSWKEVKALLPWFIGMLPILVLLVRRLNIQGFGDDLTKGAGISVHRERFLLLMVCTALAGSAVAFAGAMGFVGLIGPHIARRISGSSFGGLLPASALIGGIMVVLADLAGRTLFSPLEVPAGVFTAAIGAPYFIYLLFKNQ
- a CDS encoding magnesium transporter CorA family protein, with protein sequence MLMYKEITNQTERIEHFEMPKEKETIWMFYQSPEEMKQDDILEQLNLHPLAKAAFLHFSEHPQLNVYANHAVVSTFYLGTKNYEPIRLNLLIGHNYLIVMSEHEISFREQLVQDFTNNPEHMKHVSYMLYYLMKDIVSSYLEVVDQLSDEFLELEKSVFIDPQKREIGRDVYRWKTRLHKLRQYVEAEESIIQKMGHEDFEYANEESGFYFKDLLSSFSRVTSAFDSFKENLKGILDLQMSLKSDHMNRIMKTLTLVSAVFIPLTFIAGLYGMNFEYIPELKWRYGYFYVLTLCFILPLVIMSYFKKKKWW
- a CDS encoding ABC transporter ATP-binding protein codes for the protein MAVLTTSNLTLAYGKEPIIDELDLQIPKGKITVLIGSNGCGKSTLLRSMARLLTPKAGHVLLNGKDVAKRSTKQVAKELAILPQGPIAPEGLTVLQLVKQGRFPYQSWLQQWSQEDEKAVMNALRATNLIPFMEKPVDSLSGGQRQRAWIAMTLAQGTETILLDEPTTYLDMTHQIEILDLLFELNEKEKRTIVMVLHDLNLACRYAHHIVAIQDKTVYAQGAPEEIMNEQLVEDVFQMSSTVIPDPVFGTPMCIPYGKGRVVRHVNTPQYA
- a CDS encoding DUF1992 domain-containing protein, with translation MNKKPSLEKELQQREILMKDEQTNAWFYEDHITAIVNRARKEGAFDDLEGLGKPLKLDEDLTYNPEKRLHKVMKDNNILPSWVKLGQEIDVLKEELKTYTVEFNIKKTVETINQKVFQYNLTCPPSAQRMKINLEDVINK
- a CDS encoding ABC transporter substrate-binding protein — protein: MKKITYKWLAFAAVLTLMLALAACGGKDKEKEEKSEGASASYKVEHAMGTTEVKENKRVVVLTNEGTEAVLALGVKPVGAVKSWLGDPWYDHIKDDMKGVEVVGDESTVNVEKIAALKPDLIIGNKQRQEKQYDELNKIAPTVFAEELRGDWKINFELYAKALDKEEKGKEVLAAFDKRIEDIKKEAADQLKTEVSVVRFLPGTSRIYHKDSFSGVILDQIGFARPGDQNNDDFMEEVTQERIPDMNGDILFYFTYEEGDGKATDTEKEWTGNPLWKNLEVVKADKAYKVSDAIWNTAGGVIAANLMLDDLEKYFLEK
- a CDS encoding FecCD family ABC transporter permease; the protein is MLYGNKIKAAGLIVGLMVALIIMVLSVVLGYTNTSLKQAIEAYTAFNGSNEHLIIQLSRVPRSLVGMAVGISLGIAGVLMQALTRNPIASPDIFGVNAGAGFFIVFGVTFLGISSIQQFMWIGFLGAAVAAGLAYALGSAGQGGLTPVKLTLAGAVMAALFASLTQGMLVTNEKALDEVLFWLAGSVEGRKLSMLATVLPALVIAWFISLLLSRQLNAFALGEDVAISLGQKTVVFKLAAALMVIILAGGSVAIAGPISFIGIVVPHFARYLVGNDHRWIVPYSAIIGGIMLVMADIGARYIIMPEEAPVGVVTALIGTPFFIYIVRKGIFQK
- a CDS encoding cupredoxin domain-containing protein, translating into MLKKSLWLAAIAVLAIGILAACGGSKDKEKSTKNAEETITIEASNFKFDKKEYEIPANKDVALKLENVDGNHAVMIEGEDVNVTGGSSDVVNLKPGEYTLRCSVPCGNGHADMVSKLVVK